GATGCTATTTTAGATACTTCTTCAAAACTTACATCTCCTACCAGTTTCCCGTCAACTTCATTTGTTCCAACATCAATTACTACCGGATAGCTTTCAAGCATATCAGCTTTAATTAATTCAGCTTGTCCCACAGCTGCTACAATTATATCTGCTTTCCGGGTAAAATTAGCAAGATTGCCTGACCTTGAATGGCAAACAGTAACTGTTGCATTGGCGTCAGGATTTTTTAACAGCAAGATTAAAGCTAATGGCTTACCGACAATGCTGCTTCTGCCGACAATTACAACATGCTTTCCTTCTACTTTAATTTTTTCTCTTTTTAAAATCTCAAAAACTGCATAGGGGGTACAGGGTAAAAATGAGGGGTTGCCAATAGCCAATTTCCCCATATTTATAGGGTTAAAGCAATCTACATCTTTATCAGCAGATAATGCTTTTTGTATATTATTCTGGCTTATATGCCTGGGAAGAGGGGTCTGAATAATAATGCCATGGGTTTTATTATCATTATTTAATTGCTCTATTAAATTCAGTAATTCATTTTCTTTAGTTTGTGCAGACAAAGAGTATTTTTCAAATTGAAAACCCACTTTTTTACAAGTTTTTTCAATCATTCTAATGTAAAAAAGGGAGGCTGGGTCTTCGCCTAATATTACAACTGAGAGTTTGGGATAAATATTTGTTTTCTCAAAGAATTCCTCTGACTCTAATATCACTTCTTCTTGAATTTGCATTGAAATCGCTTTTCCATCTATAAGTTTATCTTTTTCCATTAAAATATATC
This DNA window, taken from Atribacterota bacterium, encodes the following:
- a CDS encoding bifunctional 5,10-methylenetetrahydrofolate dehydrogenase/5,10-methenyltetrahydrofolate cyclohydrolase — translated: MEKDKLIDGKAISMQIQEEVILESEEFFEKTNIYPKLSVVILGEDPASLFYIRMIEKTCKKVGFQFEKYSLSAQTKENELLNLIEQLNNDNKTHGIIIQTPLPRHISQNNIQKALSADKDVDCFNPINMGKLAIGNPSFLPCTPYAVFEILKREKIKVEGKHVVIVGRSSIVGKPLALILLLKNPDANATVTVCHSRSGNLANFTRKADIIVAAVGQAELIKADMLESYPVVIDVGTNEVDGKLVGDVSFEEVSKIASRITPVPGGVGPVTNMMLMKNTLQAAKNIVQNN